One part of the Prochlorococcus marinus str. MIT 9313 genome encodes these proteins:
- a CDS encoding guanylate-binding protein gives MYSLFDSVFDVPFGYSIPRDRVVVIPDSQYNKLRAQENERQVAKLEARKEHHSQVIERLNEQISELQAALPAAEPDKELAATKE, from the coding sequence ATGTATTCACTATTCGATTCCGTCTTTGACGTTCCATTCGGCTACAGCATTCCTCGTGATCGCGTTGTTGTGATCCCTGATTCGCAGTACAACAAGCTGCGTGCGCAAGAAAATGAGCGCCAAGTTGCCAAACTTGAAGCTCGCAAAGAGCATCACTCTCAGGTGATTGAGCGCCTTAACGAGCAGATCAGTGAACTGCAAGCTGCACTACCAGCAGCTGAGCCAGACAAAGAGTTAGCGGCCACAAAAGAGTGA